One stretch of Lachnospiraceae bacterium oral taxon 096 DNA includes these proteins:
- the rpmI gene encoding 50S ribosomal protein L35, which yields MPKLKTSRAAAKRFKRTGTGKLVRNKAYKSHILTKKSTKRKRNLRKDIVTDATNAKVMKKILPYL from the coding sequence ATGCCTAAGTTAAAGACTAGCAGAGCAGCAGCAAAGCGTTTTAAGAGAACAGGAACAGGTAAGCTTGTAAGAAATAAGGCGTATAAGTCACACATCTTAACTAAGAAGTCAACAAAGAGAAAGAGAAATCTTAGAAAAGATATCGTAACCGATGCAACAAATGCAAAGGTTATGAAGAAGATTTTACCATATTTATAA
- the rplT gene encoding 50S ribosomal protein L20, with the protein MARIKGGLNAKKKHNRVLKMAKGYRGARSKQYRIAKQSVMRALKSSYAGRKERKRQFRQLWIARINAACRLNDISYSKFMYGLKLAGIEMNRKMLSELAINDAAAFTKIVEAAKAKLA; encoded by the coding sequence ATGGCAAGAATTAAGGGCGGATTAAACGCTAAGAAGAAGCACAATAGAGTTCTGAAGATGGCAAAGGGCTATAGAGGAGCTAGATCTAAGCAGTATAGAATTGCTAAGCAGTCAGTAATGAGAGCATTGAAGAGCTCTTATGCAGGTAGAAAAGAGAGAAAGAGACAGTTCAGACAGCTCTGGATTGCTCGTATTAATGCGGCATGTAGATTGAATGACATTTCTTACTCAAAGTTTATGTATGGCTTGAAGCTTGCAGGTATCGAGATGAACAGAAAGATGCTTTCTGAGCTTGCAATTAATGACGCAGCTGCATTTACAAAGATTGTTGAAGCAGCAAAGGCTAAATTGGCTTAA
- a CDS encoding IS607 family transposase, translating to MSKYYSIREFSRILGVSAQTLRNWDANGKLHPHHVSSNGYRYYSHEQLNQVMNIKSDLNRIVIGYCRVSSNKQKDDLERQIENMKLYLNTQGKPYEIISDIGSGINYKKKGLRELIKRISQNKVEKVVVLYKDRLLRFGFELVEYVASLYNCDIEIIDNTEKSEQQELVEDLVQIITVFSCKLQGKRANKARKLVNELIEVDSEK from the coding sequence ATGAGTAAATACTATTCTATCAGAGAATTTTCAAGAATTTTAGGAGTATCAGCCCAAACACTTAGAAATTGGGATGCAAACGGTAAACTTCATCCACATCATGTGTCTAGTAATGGATACAGATATTATTCTCATGAACAATTAAATCAGGTTATGAATATAAAATCTGATTTGAATAGAATTGTCATTGGATATTGCAGAGTTTCAAGCAATAAACAAAAAGATGATTTAGAAAGACAAATAGAGAATATGAAGCTGTATCTAAATACTCAAGGGAAACCTTATGAAATAATTTCGGATATAGGTTCTGGAATTAATTATAAGAAAAAGGGTTTAAGAGAATTAATTAAACGTATATCTCAAAATAAAGTGGAAAAAGTTGTAGTTCTTTACAAAGACAGACTACTAAGATTTGGATTTGAATTAGTTGAATATGTTGCAAGTTTATATAATTGTGACATAGAAATAATTGATAATACAGAAAAATCAGAACAGCAAGAGCTTGTAGAAGATTTAGTTCAAATTATCACAGTTTTTAGTTGTAAATTACAAGGCAAACGTGCTAATAAAGCTAGAAAATTAGTAAATGAATTAATTGAGGTTGACAGTGAAAAATGA
- a CDS encoding transposase, protein MIKSIKIRLYPNNKQITKLFQYAGCARFAYNWAIAKEQENYKQKNKFLSDNELRKEFTQLKKLPEYRWLNEVSNNVTKQAIKDACNAYKKFFKGQCKYPKFKSKKHSTPSFYQDTGKIQFTDTHVKVEGFSMSKRRNKQKLNWIRLCEKERIPINCKYLNPRFTYDGLYWYVSIGIEVDDNNNLPSNDGVGIDLGIKNLAVCSDGNTYKNINKTQKVRKIEKKKRRLQRSISRRYEKNKKGGSYCKTSNIIKREKELLKVIKRLTNIRQNYLHQTTSEIIKRKPSFICMEDLNVSGMMKNKHLSKAVQQQCFYEFRKQIEYKSNWNNISVIIADRFFPSSKLCSCCGNIKKDLKLSDRIYKCECGNIIDRDFQASLNLKQYGENVLKQSVV, encoded by the coding sequence ATGATAAAATCAATAAAAATCAGACTATACCCAAATAATAAACAGATTACTAAACTATTTCAATATGCTGGATGTGCGAGATTTGCTTACAATTGGGCTATTGCAAAGGAACAAGAGAACTATAAGCAAAAAAATAAATTCTTATCGGATAATGAATTACGAAAAGAATTTACACAGCTAAAGAAACTGCCAGAGTATAGATGGTTAAATGAAGTAAGTAATAATGTAACAAAGCAAGCAATCAAAGATGCTTGTAATGCCTATAAAAAATTTTTCAAAGGGCAATGCAAATATCCTAAATTTAAAAGTAAAAAGCATTCAACTCCTTCTTTTTATCAAGATACTGGTAAAATTCAGTTTACAGATACTCATGTAAAAGTCGAAGGATTTTCAATGAGTAAAAGACGAAATAAACAAAAATTGAATTGGATTAGACTTTGTGAAAAAGAAAGAATACCAATTAACTGTAAATACTTAAATCCACGCTTTACATATGATGGATTGTATTGGTATGTATCCATTGGAATTGAAGTAGATGACAATAATAATCTTCCATCAAATGATGGTGTCGGAATTGATTTAGGTATTAAAAACTTAGCAGTTTGTTCTGATGGAAATACTTATAAGAACATAAATAAAACACAAAAAGTAAGAAAAATAGAAAAGAAAAAACGCAGGTTACAGCGTTCAATATCAAGAAGATATGAGAAAAATAAGAAAGGAGGCAGTTATTGTAAAACAAGTAACATAATAAAAAGAGAAAAAGAACTTTTAAAAGTAATAAAACGATTAACAAATATTCGTCAAAACTACTTACATCAGACAACATCTGAAATCATAAAGCGAAAACCAAGTTTTATCTGTATGGAAGATTTGAATGTAAGTGGAATGATGAAAAATAAGCATTTATCCAAAGCAGTACAACAACAATGCTTTTATGAATTTAGAAAGCAGATTGAGTATAAGTCTAACTGGAATAATATTTCAGTCATTATAGCAGACAGATTCTTTCCAAGTTCTAAACTATGTAGTTGTTGTGGAAATATTAAAAAAGATTTGAAACTGTCTGACAGAATTTATAAATGTGAATGTGGAAACATCATAGATAGAGATTTTCAAGCAAGTTTGAATCTAAAGCAGTATGGAGAGAATGTTTTAAAACAATCTGTAGTGTAA
- a CDS encoding lecithin retinol acyltransferase family protein, translating into MLLALVIAATVLKKKVGDRPNRERKVNERDTAWENVQENQMWCLQRYRKSDRARILNAQNIQMAWGTWSAMEDKFFRLSSGQFFRAGDVIGIDRGLYRHFGVYVGDGKVIHYAADDGDFGRNPSVRETTIKDFSKNIDDIFVLHFPGEGRAPEKIRKKMSRHYKTEKRGLCDFLFREKYELFSAEETVKRAYQRLGECAYNLTRNNCEHFALWCKTGVSASRQVDRFVSELVGI; encoded by the coding sequence ATGTTACTTGCACTTGTGATTGCGGCAACAGTATTGAAAAAGAAGGTCGGAGATCGGCCAAATAGAGAGAGAAAAGTGAATGAAAGGGATACCGCATGGGAGAATGTGCAGGAGAATCAGATGTGGTGTTTGCAGAGATATCGAAAAAGTGACAGGGCAAGAATTCTCAATGCACAAAATATTCAAATGGCGTGGGGCACATGGTCTGCGATGGAAGATAAGTTTTTTCGACTGAGCAGTGGACAATTTTTTAGAGCAGGTGATGTTATTGGAATTGACCGAGGACTGTATCGACATTTTGGAGTCTATGTGGGCGATGGAAAAGTGATTCACTACGCAGCAGATGATGGAGATTTTGGAAGAAATCCAAGCGTGAGAGAGACGACAATAAAAGATTTTAGTAAAAATATAGATGATATCTTTGTGTTGCATTTTCCAGGAGAGGGAAGGGCACCAGAGAAAATAAGAAAAAAGATGTCAAGACATTACAAAACAGAAAAAAGAGGCTTGTGTGACTTTTTATTTCGAGAAAAATATGAGTTGTTTTCAGCAGAAGAAACTGTAAAAAGAGCCTATCAAAGACTTGGGGAATGTGCCTATAATTTGACGAGAAATAATTGTGAACATTTTGCACTGTGGTGTAAGACAGGAGTTTCCGCTTCTAGGCAGGTGGATCGGTTTGTAAGTGAATTGGTTGGTATATAA
- the dnaG gene encoding DNA primase, with translation MYYSEETIEEVRSASDIVDVVSSYVKIQKRGAQYMGLCPFHNEKTPSFSVSPSKQMYYCFGCGAGGNVITFIMQYENLTFIEALKFLAERSNIALPQKEETQGERKTRSEKNILLEINKLAAMYFYHQLRQPQGDQARDYLLARGLSAEDIVHFGLGFSNKTSDDLYRYLKSKGYDDAILKQTGLVTVEERGSRDKFWNRVMFPILDVNSRVIGFGGRVMGDGMPKYLNSPETKLFDKSKNLYGLNFARYSRKEDMILCEGYMDVIALQRAGFVNAVASLGTALTISHVQLLRRYVKRVILAYDSDGAGINAARRAIGLLREAGMSARVLNMQPYKDPDEFIKNLGKDAYQERIDRAKNAFLWEIDVLEKEFDLHDPEQQTDFQRKVAERLCSFQDGLERENYMQAVCKEHFIAYEDMRRMVNGMGAQVQLQNAIQSQREKEKEKHSIQRREKEDGIKKSQRLLLTWMIEDAKVFEKIKNYISPSDFIEKIYQDVATRIYQDYEKGVVNPAAILDEYMEDEELQKQITRLFHAELLGEVTEKEKKKAMEESILKLKLASLDLRAKSALSPTQFQEIILEQAQWRKKGVHIE, from the coding sequence TTGTACTATTCAGAAGAAACAATTGAAGAGGTCAGATCAGCAAGTGATATAGTGGATGTTGTCTCTTCCTATGTGAAGATTCAAAAAAGAGGAGCCCAATATATGGGACTTTGCCCATTTCATAATGAGAAGACCCCTTCCTTTTCGGTATCGCCATCAAAGCAGATGTATTACTGCTTTGGCTGTGGGGCTGGTGGAAATGTCATCACTTTTATTATGCAATATGAGAATCTAACTTTTATAGAGGCACTAAAGTTTCTAGCTGAGCGTTCAAATATTGCATTGCCACAGAAAGAAGAAACACAAGGGGAAAGAAAGACTCGCAGTGAAAAAAATATTTTGTTAGAAATCAATAAATTGGCGGCAATGTATTTCTATCATCAACTCAGACAACCACAGGGGGATCAGGCCAGAGATTATTTGTTGGCAAGAGGATTATCTGCAGAGGACATTGTTCACTTTGGTCTGGGATTTTCAAATAAAACTTCGGATGACTTGTATCGCTATTTAAAGAGCAAAGGATATGACGATGCTATTTTAAAGCAAACAGGACTTGTGACGGTGGAAGAGCGGGGAAGCAGAGATAAGTTTTGGAATCGAGTGATGTTTCCTATTCTGGATGTCAATAGTCGAGTGATTGGCTTTGGTGGGCGAGTGATGGGCGATGGAATGCCCAAGTACTTGAATTCGCCGGAGACAAAATTATTTGACAAGAGTAAAAACTTGTATGGTCTTAATTTTGCACGCTATTCGAGGAAGGAGGATATGATTCTTTGCGAGGGATATATGGATGTGATTGCCCTTCAGCGGGCAGGATTTGTCAATGCAGTGGCTTCTCTTGGAACAGCACTGACCATTTCTCATGTTCAACTACTTCGTCGGTATGTAAAGCGGGTGATTTTGGCCTATGATTCAGATGGAGCAGGAATCAATGCGGCCAGGCGAGCAATTGGGCTTTTGCGGGAAGCAGGAATGAGTGCCCGAGTATTGAATATGCAGCCATACAAAGATCCAGATGAATTTATTAAAAATTTGGGCAAAGATGCCTATCAAGAGCGGATTGATCGGGCAAAAAATGCATTTTTGTGGGAAATTGATGTGCTTGAAAAAGAATTTGATCTTCATGATCCTGAGCAGCAGACGGATTTTCAGCGAAAAGTGGCCGAAAGATTGTGTAGCTTTCAGGACGGATTGGAGAGAGAAAACTATATGCAAGCTGTCTGCAAGGAGCATTTTATTGCCTATGAGGATATGCGTCGCATGGTCAATGGAATGGGGGCACAAGTACAGCTACAAAATGCTATTCAAAGTCAGAGAGAGAAAGAAAAAGAAAAGCATTCGATCCAGCGCAGGGAAAAGGAAGATGGAATAAAAAAGAGTCAGAGGCTTTTACTCACTTGGATGATTGAGGATGCAAAGGTATTTGAAAAAATTAAAAACTATATCTCGCCCTCTGATTTCATTGAGAAAATTTATCAAGATGTGGCAACAAGGATCTATCAAGATTATGAAAAGGGTGTGGTAAATCCCGCAGCGATTCTTGATGAATATATGGAAGATGAGGAGTTACAAAAACAGATTACCAGGCTATTTCATGCAGAGCTTTTAGGGGAGGTGACAGAGAAAGAGAAGAAGAAGGCAATGGAAGAGAGTATTTTGAAATTGAAGTTGGCCAGTCTTGACTTGCGTGCAAAGTCAGCACTCAGTCCGACACAATTTCAAGAAATTATTTTAGAGCAGGCACAATGGAGAAAGAAGGGAGTACATATTGAATAG
- a CDS encoding SAM-dependent methyltransferase: MKKVRLSSRLERIASMVKDNAILADIGTDHGFIPVKLVDEGRIQKAIACDLCSGPLERARAHIREYGLENQIETRLSDGLCEIVAGEVDTVLIAGMGGELIVRILEERKDLKEGIKEYILSPHSEWSLVRKYLWANGYSIVEEEMLCEDHKYYIILRVLPERDMREKTEIYALFGEDLIQKNHPVLREYLLKEKKKFVQILSGLEDGGEKLNQRRQEITHYISCVEEAEHEMQGNTRKFK; this comes from the coding sequence GTGAAGAAGGTGAGGCTGTCAAGTAGATTAGAAAGAATTGCGAGTATGGTAAAAGACAATGCCATACTTGCTGATATTGGAACAGATCATGGATTTATTCCAGTGAAATTAGTTGATGAAGGACGGATTCAAAAGGCCATTGCCTGTGATTTGTGTTCGGGTCCACTTGAGCGTGCCAGAGCTCATATTCGGGAATATGGATTGGAAAATCAAATTGAGACAAGACTGTCTGATGGTTTGTGTGAGATTGTCGCAGGTGAAGTGGACACTGTGCTCATTGCGGGAATGGGAGGAGAACTCATTGTTCGCATACTAGAAGAAAGAAAAGACTTAAAAGAGGGCATAAAGGAGTATATTTTATCACCACATTCGGAGTGGTCACTTGTTCGCAAATACTTGTGGGCAAATGGATATTCCATTGTGGAAGAGGAAATGCTTTGTGAGGATCACAAATATTATATCATTTTGCGTGTGTTGCCAGAGCGAGATATGCGAGAAAAAACAGAAATCTATGCACTCTTTGGTGAGGATTTAATTCAAAAGAATCATCCTGTATTGAGGGAGTATCTTTTGAAGGAAAAAAAGAAATTTGTACAAATTTTGTCTGGACTAGAGGATGGCGGTGAAAAGCTAAATCAGAGAAGGCAAGAAATTACACATTATATCTCGTGCGTTGAGGAGGCAGAACATGAAATGCAAGGAAATACTAGAAAATTTAAATAA
- a CDS encoding Nif3-like dinuclear metal center hexameric protein: MKCKEILENLNKIMPMELAMSWDNPGLLVGRRDCSVKRILLALDVTTEAIEQAVALGVDLLITHHPLIFSPLKKINDEDIFGSRILSLVENRINYIAMHTNYDVAIGCMGDLAAEKIEIQGRPLEVTGQIDGVEIGVGKVGKLKNVCTLEALIAHVKAKFSLPFVSVYGAELLENKRVETVAISPGSGKGMYSYAVAAGAQVLITGDITHHEALDAREAGICIIDAGHYGLEHIFMEDMEKKIKKFMPRVAVYRVPFAIPVQVR; encoded by the coding sequence ATGAAATGCAAGGAAATACTAGAAAATTTAAATAAGATTATGCCAATGGAGCTTGCCATGTCTTGGGACAATCCAGGACTACTTGTGGGAAGAAGAGATTGCTCTGTAAAGCGGATATTGTTGGCACTCGATGTCACAACAGAGGCAATTGAGCAGGCGGTTGCTCTGGGGGTAGATTTATTGATCACACATCATCCATTGATTTTTTCACCACTAAAAAAGATTAATGATGAAGATATTTTTGGAAGCAGAATTCTTTCATTGGTTGAAAATCGTATCAATTATATTGCAATGCACACAAATTATGATGTGGCCATAGGATGTATGGGGGACTTGGCTGCAGAAAAAATAGAAATTCAGGGAAGACCACTGGAAGTCACAGGGCAGATCGATGGCGTGGAAATCGGTGTGGGAAAAGTGGGGAAATTAAAGAATGTTTGTACCTTGGAGGCCTTAATTGCTCATGTAAAGGCAAAGTTTTCACTGCCATTTGTCAGTGTCTATGGAGCAGAACTATTGGAAAATAAGCGAGTTGAGACAGTGGCTATTTCTCCAGGATCGGGAAAGGGGATGTATTCTTATGCAGTAGCAGCAGGAGCACAGGTTCTGATTACAGGAGATATCACTCACCACGAGGCACTGGATGCCAGAGAAGCAGGGATTTGTATTATTGATGCTGGTCACTATGGACTGGAGCATATTTTTATGGAAGATATGGAAAAGAAAATCAAGAAATTTATGCCAAGAGTTGCCGTGTACAGAGTGCCATTTGCCATTCCTGTACAAGTGAGGTAA
- a CDS encoding nucleoside kinase: protein MICVRYQEKENLFDENVTFKDIVNEISPDSDALLVRYNKKLYELASKVTESGEIELVTISQRPGMQTLERTTLFVLMKSFFDVIGRENIGKLKVEYSTGNGIFIRALDGLNIDVSLLLKVKERMKALIRCHAKIEKKSLSTTEAMKHFHQYGMLDKERLFYFRRASTVNVYSIDGFEDYYYGYMAPDASYIKKFDIISYQDGFVLLLPSPRHPKVLTKFQPSEKVFQKLNESSRWAEKLGCANVAALNEEISRGNTTEMILISEAMMEKQIGDIAQDIAGKEGKKFVMIAGPSSSGKTTFSHRLSIQLRANGLCPHPIAVDNYFKEREDTPKDADGNYDFEILEAIDIEKFNEDMTKLLAGEKVELPHFNFKVGKREYNGDFLQLGREDILVIEGIHCLNDRLSYSLPKESKYKIYISALTQLNIDEHNRIPTADGRMIRRMVRDARTRGISAQSTIQMWPLVRKGENENIFPFQESADVIFNSALIYELAVLKAYVEPLLFGIPRQAPEYEEAKRLLKFLDYFLNIPEEHIPQNSILREFVGGSCFKV from the coding sequence ATGATTTGTGTCAGATACCAAGAAAAAGAAAATTTATTTGATGAAAATGTCACCTTTAAAGATATTGTGAATGAGATTTCTCCTGATAGCGATGCACTCTTGGTGCGCTACAATAAAAAGTTATATGAACTTGCTAGTAAAGTTACAGAAAGTGGAGAAATTGAGCTTGTCACCATAAGCCAAAGGCCAGGAATGCAGACATTGGAGCGAACGACCTTGTTTGTTTTGATGAAGTCCTTTTTTGATGTGATTGGCAGGGAAAATATTGGCAAGTTAAAGGTGGAGTATTCCACAGGAAATGGTATCTTTATCCGTGCACTTGATGGGCTAAATATTGATGTTTCCCTTCTTTTAAAAGTGAAGGAAAGAATGAAAGCGTTGATTCGTTGTCACGCAAAAATTGAAAAGAAAAGCCTTTCCACCACAGAGGCGATGAAACACTTTCACCAATATGGAATGCTTGACAAGGAGAGATTATTTTATTTTCGTAGGGCATCGACAGTCAATGTCTATTCCATTGATGGATTTGAGGACTATTACTATGGCTATATGGCTCCAGATGCCAGTTATATCAAAAAATTTGACATCATTTCTTATCAGGATGGCTTCGTTTTATTGTTACCGTCGCCAAGACATCCCAAAGTACTGACGAAGTTTCAGCCATCAGAGAAGGTATTTCAAAAATTAAATGAGTCATCACGCTGGGCAGAAAAACTTGGCTGTGCAAATGTGGCTGCACTCAATGAAGAGATTTCAAGGGGCAATACAACAGAGATGATTTTAATTTCTGAGGCAATGATGGAAAAACAAATTGGAGATATTGCACAGGATATTGCCGGCAAAGAGGGAAAGAAGTTTGTGATGATTGCGGGGCCATCTTCGTCGGGAAAGACGACATTTTCACATCGCTTGAGCATACAGCTGAGGGCGAATGGTCTTTGTCCTCATCCGATTGCTGTGGACAATTATTTTAAAGAGAGGGAGGACACACCAAAGGATGCGGATGGAAATTATGATTTTGAAATATTAGAGGCCATTGATATCGAAAAGTTTAATGAGGACATGACAAAACTTTTAGCTGGAGAGAAAGTAGAATTACCTCACTTTAATTTTAAGGTGGGAAAGAGAGAATATAATGGGGATTTTTTACAGCTAGGAAGAGAGGATATTTTAGTTATTGAGGGGATTCATTGTCTAAATGACCGATTGTCCTATAGTTTGCCAAAGGAGTCAAAGTATAAAATTTATATTAGTGCGTTGACACAATTAAATATTGATGAGCACAATCGCATTCCTACAGCCGATGGGCGGATGATTCGGAGGATGGTGAGGGATGCAAGGACTCGGGGAATTTCGGCACAGTCGACCATTCAAATGTGGCCTTTAGTGAGAAAGGGAGAGAATGAGAATATATTTCCGTTTCAAGAGAGTGCAGATGTGATCTTTAATTCTGCATTGATTTATGAACTTGCGGTATTAAAGGCCTATGTCGAGCCACTTTTATTTGGAATTCCAAGGCAGGCACCCGAGTATGAGGAGGCCAAAAGGTTATTAAAGTTTTTGGATTATTTTTTAAATATTCCCGAAGAGCACATTCCACAGAATTCAATTTTAAGGGAATTTGTTGGTGGAAGTTGCTTTAAGGTCTAA
- a CDS encoding type III pantothenate kinase produces the protein MILTIDMGNSNIVIGGIDKQQTYFLERITTNRNRTDLEYAVDIKNILEIHQTMIKDIDGAILSSVVPPLNTTITNAVKKVTGLECLCVNTHMKTGLGFLMDHPETIGSDLIVDSVAAMHEYPLPLAVVDMGTATTITIVDENKNYIGGIIHPGIRVSLDSLSSRTAQLPFIDLNQAGSVIGKNTVDSMKNGILYGHAGMVDGILSAMETELSKPLTVVATGGLAKFIVPLCKHKIVLEEDLLLKGLLILYQMNT, from the coding sequence ATGATTTTAACCATCGACATGGGCAATTCCAACATTGTCATTGGCGGAATTGATAAACAACAGACCTATTTTTTAGAGCGCATTACCACCAATCGAAACCGCACAGATCTTGAATATGCTGTGGATATCAAAAATATTCTTGAAATTCACCAGACCATGATCAAAGATATTGATGGAGCTATTTTATCCAGTGTTGTACCTCCACTCAATACCACAATTACGAATGCTGTAAAAAAAGTTACAGGACTTGAATGCCTCTGTGTCAACACACACATGAAAACAGGGCTTGGCTTTTTAATGGATCACCCTGAGACTATTGGTTCCGATTTAATTGTCGATTCGGTTGCCGCCATGCACGAGTATCCCCTCCCCCTTGCAGTCGTCGATATGGGCACAGCGACAACCATTACCATTGTAGATGAAAATAAAAATTACATCGGTGGAATTATCCACCCCGGTATTCGTGTGAGCCTCGATTCCTTATCCTCTCGCACAGCACAACTACCATTCATTGATTTGAATCAGGCAGGCTCTGTGATTGGAAAAAATACAGTCGATTCCATGAAAAATGGCATTCTCTATGGCCATGCTGGAATGGTAGATGGCATTTTATCCGCCATGGAAACAGAACTAAGCAAACCATTAACGGTCGTGGCCACGGGCGGTTTAGCTAAATTTATTGTCCCACTCTGTAAGCACAAGATTGTTCTTGAAGAAGATTTATTGCTCAAGGGGCTATTGATCTTATATCAAATGAATACCTAA
- the coaBC gene encoding bifunctional phosphopantothenoylcysteine decarboxylase/phosphopantothenate--cysteine ligase CoaBC — MLKGKTVILGVCGGIAAYKIANLASALVKQGADTYVLMTKNATNFINPIAFETLTGHKCVVDTFDRNFEFHVEHVALAKKADIVMIAPATANVIGKLAGGIADDMLTTTVLACRCPILVAPAMNTRMYENPIVGENMAKLRRFGFHFVDAVSGYLACGDVGAGKMPEPEELLDHILYHIAYQKDLMGKNILVTAGPTREAIDPVRYLSNHSTGKMGIEIARAAAYRGANVTLVLGPTSERAPRFVQVKSITSAQDMFEAVTAVSEKMDIIIKAAAVADYTPLSVADQKLKKGDGDMQIPLKRTRDILAYLGEHKTEKQFLCGFSMETENMIENTKKKLIKKNLDMIVCNNVKQAGAGFGGDTNVVTLMTREKMEELEMMSKAQVSHILLDRIIGGL; from the coding sequence ATGTTAAAAGGAAAGACAGTGATATTGGGAGTTTGTGGTGGCATTGCGGCCTATAAGATCGCCAATCTGGCCAGTGCACTTGTAAAACAAGGGGCAGACACCTATGTATTGATGACAAAGAATGCGACCAATTTTATCAATCCAATTGCGTTTGAGACACTGACAGGACATAAATGTGTGGTGGACACCTTTGACCGCAATTTTGAGTTTCATGTGGAACATGTTGCACTGGCGAAGAAGGCAGATATTGTGATGATTGCACCAGCAACAGCAAATGTCATTGGAAAGCTTGCAGGGGGCATTGCCGATGATATGTTGACGACGACAGTATTGGCCTGCCGATGTCCTATTCTTGTTGCACCAGCGATGAATACGAGAATGTATGAAAATCCAATTGTGGGAGAGAACATGGCAAAGTTGAGGCGTTTTGGCTTTCATTTTGTGGATGCCGTGAGTGGGTATTTGGCCTGTGGCGATGTGGGAGCAGGAAAAATGCCTGAGCCAGAGGAGCTTCTTGACCATATTCTCTATCACATTGCCTATCAAAAGGACTTGATGGGAAAAAATATTCTTGTCACGGCAGGGCCGACGAGGGAGGCTATTGATCCTGTGCGCTATTTGAGCAATCATTCCACAGGAAAGATGGGCATTGAGATTGCTAGGGCAGCAGCTTATCGAGGAGCAAATGTCACTTTGGTGCTTGGACCAACTTCTGAGCGTGCACCAAGATTTGTGCAGGTAAAATCGATTACATCGGCACAGGATATGTTTGAAGCAGTGACGGCAGTGTCAGAGAAAATGGATATTATCATTAAGGCAGCAGCAGTGGCGGATTATACTCCACTATCCGTGGCAGATCAAAAGCTAAAAAAGGGCGATGGAGATATGCAAATCCCATTGAAGCGGACAAGGGATATTTTGGCTTATTTGGGAGAGCACAAGACAGAGAAGCAATTTTTATGTGGATTTTCGATGGAAACAGAAAATATGATCGAAAACACCAAGAAAAAGTTAATCAAAAAGAACTTGGATATGATCGTTTGTAACAATGTCAAGCAGGCAGGAGCAGGTTTTGGTGGAGACACCAATGTCGTGACCTTGATGACTAGAGAGAAGATGGAAGAACTGGAGATGATGAGCAAGGCACAGGTATCCCATATATTGCTCGATCGAATTATTGGAGGATTATAA